The following coding sequences are from one Microbacterium sp. SORGH_AS_0969 window:
- a CDS encoding cystathionine gamma-synthase, whose amino-acid sequence MSTHAAARGFDSLAVHAGQAFDETTGAVIPPIHVSTTYAQDGIGGLRGGYEYGRSGNPTRTALETQIAALEGGARALSFASGLAGEDALLRAALVPGDEVLLGNDVYGGTYRLLARVLGPWGVKLRVVDMSDLDAVAAAIEERAPKMVWVETPSNPMLRITDIAGLARLGHAAGAIVVVDNTFASPALQRPISLGADVVVHSATKYLGGHSDVVGGALAFADAELAEKVQFLQFAAGAVSGPFDAYLTTRGIKTLAVRMQRHSSNAQAVAEHLAGHDRVARVFYPGLPEHPGHALAASQMSGFGGIVSLELADGATARRFAESTQLFTLAESLGGVESLVNYPDAMTHASVRGTELAVPDTIVRLSVGIESVDDLVADVDRALASL is encoded by the coding sequence ATGAGCACCCACGCCGCCGCCCGCGGCTTCGACAGCCTCGCCGTCCACGCGGGCCAGGCCTTCGACGAGACCACCGGCGCGGTCATCCCGCCGATCCACGTCTCGACGACCTACGCGCAAGACGGCATCGGCGGCCTCCGCGGCGGATACGAGTACGGCCGCAGCGGTAACCCCACCCGGACGGCGCTCGAGACGCAGATCGCCGCCCTCGAGGGAGGTGCACGGGCGCTATCGTTCGCCTCGGGTCTCGCCGGAGAAGACGCCCTGCTGCGCGCAGCCCTGGTCCCCGGCGACGAGGTGCTCCTCGGCAACGACGTGTACGGCGGAACGTACCGCCTCCTCGCCCGCGTGCTCGGCCCGTGGGGCGTGAAGCTGCGCGTCGTCGACATGAGCGACCTGGATGCCGTCGCCGCGGCGATCGAGGAACGCGCGCCGAAGATGGTCTGGGTCGAGACCCCCAGCAACCCGATGCTGCGCATCACCGACATCGCGGGTCTGGCGCGCCTGGGCCACGCGGCCGGCGCGATCGTCGTCGTCGACAACACCTTCGCCTCGCCCGCCCTGCAACGTCCGATCTCGCTCGGTGCCGATGTCGTCGTGCACTCGGCGACGAAGTACCTCGGCGGCCACAGCGACGTCGTCGGCGGGGCGCTCGCCTTCGCTGACGCGGAGCTCGCCGAGAAGGTGCAGTTCCTGCAGTTCGCCGCCGGTGCGGTCTCGGGGCCGTTCGACGCCTACCTGACCACGCGCGGCATCAAGACGCTCGCGGTGCGCATGCAGCGCCACAGCTCGAACGCGCAGGCCGTGGCCGAGCACCTCGCCGGTCACGACCGCGTCGCGCGCGTCTTCTACCCCGGTCTGCCGGAGCACCCGGGCCACGCGCTCGCCGCGTCGCAGATGAGCGGCTTCGGCGGCATCGTGTCGCTTGAGCTGGCCGACGGCGCCACCGCCCGCCGCTTCGCGGAGTCGACGCAGCTGTTCACCCTCGCCGAGTCGCTCGGTGGGGTCGAGTCGCTGGTGAACTACCCGGATGCCATGACCCACGCCTCCGTGCGGGGGACCGAGCTCGCGGTGCCCGACACCATCGTGCGTCTGTCGGTCGGCATCGAGTCGGTCGACGACCTGGTCGCCGACGTCGACCGGGCGCTCGCTTCGCTCTGA
- a CDS encoding NADPH-dependent F420 reductase — protein sequence MTTVGIIGAGHIGSALAKGFAKNGYDVVIANSRGPETLADLVASIGDRARAATAQDAAEAGDFVVVTVPLKAIGEIPAAPLAGKIVLDTNNYYFERDGHIAALDEKKTTTSQMLQEHLPESVVVKAFNHIMAADILTDGSPAGTGNRRALATASDSDEGVALITRVYDEFGFDTVNIGSLSESWRVERDQPAYVVRQNADELTQNLARAER from the coding sequence ATGACAACCGTAGGAATCATCGGAGCAGGACACATCGGCTCGGCCCTCGCCAAGGGCTTCGCGAAGAACGGCTACGACGTGGTCATCGCCAACTCGCGCGGGCCCGAGACCCTCGCGGATCTCGTCGCGTCGATCGGCGATCGGGCGCGCGCGGCGACGGCACAGGATGCCGCGGAAGCCGGCGACTTCGTCGTCGTCACGGTGCCGTTGAAGGCCATCGGCGAGATCCCGGCCGCTCCCCTGGCGGGCAAGATCGTCCTCGACACGAACAACTACTACTTCGAGCGCGACGGACACATCGCCGCCCTCGACGAGAAGAAGACCACGACCTCGCAGATGCTGCAGGAGCACCTCCCCGAGTCGGTCGTCGTGAAGGCGTTCAACCACATCATGGCCGCCGACATCCTCACCGACGGCTCCCCCGCCGGCACCGGCAACCGTCGCGCACTGGCGACCGCGAGCGACTCCGACGAGGGCGTCGCACTCATCACGCGTGTGTACGACGAGTTCGGCTTCGACACCGTCAACATCGGCTCGCTCAGCGAGAGCTGGCGCGTCGAGCGCGACCAGCCCGCGTACGTCGTGCGCCAGAACGCCGACGAGCTGACGCAGAATCTGGCACGCGCGGAGCGCTGA
- a CDS encoding sulfite exporter TauE/SafE family protein has translation MHADTRAKRSVRFFAVCIGVGLLAGLMSGLFGVGGGTVIVPLLVLLLGFDQRFAAGTSLAAIVPTASVGVVTYAIDGHVAWIPALILAAGAVVGAQIGTWLLPKLSQTALRWAFVAFLLVVIVSLYFVIPSRDAELVLTWITGPGLAVLGVVTGILAGLLGVGGGIIVVPALLLLFGTSDLVAKGTSLLMMIPTAISGTVGNLRRSNVDLAAAACVGIAACATTALGAQIAKAVDPFVANVLFSIFLVFIATQIAIKAVRGRHQR, from the coding sequence GTGCACGCCGACACCCGCGCCAAGCGCTCCGTCCGCTTCTTCGCCGTCTGCATCGGCGTCGGCCTTCTCGCCGGCCTGATGTCGGGACTGTTCGGCGTGGGCGGGGGCACCGTCATCGTGCCGCTTCTCGTTCTGCTGCTCGGCTTCGACCAGCGCTTCGCCGCGGGGACGTCGCTCGCGGCGATCGTGCCGACGGCCTCGGTCGGCGTCGTCACGTACGCCATCGACGGTCACGTCGCGTGGATCCCGGCGCTGATCCTCGCCGCGGGCGCCGTCGTCGGTGCCCAGATCGGCACGTGGCTCCTGCCGAAGCTGTCGCAGACGGCGTTGCGCTGGGCGTTCGTCGCGTTCCTCCTCGTCGTCATCGTGAGCCTGTACTTCGTGATCCCTTCGCGCGACGCCGAGCTCGTGCTCACCTGGATCACCGGACCCGGTCTCGCCGTGCTCGGTGTGGTCACCGGCATCCTGGCCGGTCTTCTGGGCGTCGGCGGCGGCATTATCGTCGTGCCCGCCCTGCTGCTGCTGTTCGGCACGAGCGATCTCGTCGCCAAAGGAACCTCGTTGCTCATGATGATCCCGACGGCGATCTCGGGCACCGTGGGCAACCTTCGTCGCTCGAACGTCGACCTCGCGGCGGCCGCCTGCGTCGGGATCGCCGCGTGCGCGACCACGGCGCTGGGCGCACAGATCGCGAAGGCCGTCGATCCGTTCGTGGCGAACGTCCTGTTCTCGATCTTCCTCGTCTTCATCGCGACGCAGATCGCGATCAAGGCGGTGCGGGGTCGCCACCAGCGCTGA
- a CDS encoding MaoC family dehydratase N-terminal domain-containing protein, whose amino-acid sequence MPVNPELVGRVFPPTAPYLVGREKVREFARAVFADAPQHSDPETARALGYADVVAPPTFAMVVQDLTLQQLLGDPDSGIELSRLVHAEQRFRYTRPIVAGDELVATLSVTGIRSMGGNAMITSEAEIVDATGAHVVTTTSVLLAGEAGA is encoded by the coding sequence GTGCCCGTGAATCCTGAACTGGTCGGTCGTGTGTTCCCGCCGACCGCGCCGTACCTCGTCGGCCGCGAGAAGGTGCGCGAGTTCGCCCGCGCCGTCTTCGCCGACGCTCCGCAGCATTCCGACCCCGAGACCGCCCGCGCTCTCGGCTACGCCGATGTCGTCGCGCCGCCGACCTTTGCGATGGTCGTGCAGGACCTCACGCTCCAGCAGCTGCTCGGCGATCCCGACTCCGGCATCGAGCTGTCGCGCCTCGTCCACGCGGAACAGCGCTTCCGCTACACCCGCCCGATCGTCGCGGGCGACGAGCTCGTCGCAACGCTCTCGGTCACCGGCATCCGGTCGATGGGCGGCAACGCCATGATCACCAGCGAAGCGGAGATCGTGGATGCCACCGGCGCCCACGTCGTGACCACCACCAGCGTTCTTCTGGCGGGGGAGGCCGGCGCATGA
- a CDS encoding MaoC/PaaZ C-terminal domain-containing protein — translation MSEFTVGEVIAERSVHLTRESLVRYAGASGDFNPIHYRDDVAAAVGLPGVLAHGMLTMGIAVGTLADALGDSGRIAEYGVRFTRPVVVDPEAGADLHVSAKVGAVDDDTARIDLTVTFAETTVLGKAQVRVRLA, via the coding sequence ATGAGCGAGTTCACCGTGGGCGAGGTCATCGCCGAGCGCTCCGTGCACCTGACCCGCGAGTCGCTCGTGCGGTACGCGGGCGCGTCGGGCGACTTCAACCCGATCCACTACCGCGACGACGTCGCCGCCGCCGTGGGGCTTCCGGGCGTGCTCGCGCACGGCATGCTCACGATGGGCATCGCCGTTGGCACGCTCGCCGACGCGCTGGGCGACAGCGGACGCATCGCCGAGTACGGTGTGCGCTTCACACGTCCCGTCGTCGTCGACCCCGAGGCCGGTGCCGATCTGCACGTCAGCGCGAAGGTCGGTGCCGTCGACGACGACACCGCCCGTATCGACCTCACCGTCACGTTCGCCGAGACCACCGTGCTCGGCAAGGCGCAGGTGCGGGTACGGCTCGCCTGA
- a CDS encoding UDP-N-acetylmuramate dehydrogenase, whose translation MPEVAPIPLSQLTTLRTGREPARLIEARTADELVAALREVWADGDEWFVLGGGSNLFVGDEPFEGTVIRVRTTGIEELPGSRPDTVRLRVQAGHDWDALVAETVERGLAGIEAMSGIPGTVGAAPVQNVGAYGQEIVQTLVEVELIDESTGDVSVVSAAELGLGFRTSVLKQHYGSIPDRSAVILSVTLELERVGSGERPIAGEQLRGALGLDADDAVSLRWIRDHVLATRARKGMVLDAEDPDTWSAGSFFQNAIVSEAFARTLPEACPKWPMAPVLDPVTVIPLAAFDGILPPPPIERHEVKVSAAWLIENAGLRRGFRFPRSRAGLSTKHTLALTNRGEATAAEIAELARFVQSRVHSEFGLILQPEPVLVNVEL comes from the coding sequence ATGCCCGAGGTCGCCCCGATCCCGCTCTCTCAGCTCACGACGCTGCGCACCGGCCGCGAGCCCGCGCGTCTCATCGAGGCGCGCACGGCCGACGAACTCGTCGCGGCGCTCCGCGAGGTCTGGGCCGACGGAGACGAGTGGTTCGTCCTCGGCGGCGGCTCGAACCTCTTCGTCGGCGACGAGCCGTTCGAGGGAACCGTCATCCGCGTGCGCACGACCGGCATCGAAGAACTCCCCGGCTCCCGCCCCGACACCGTGCGCCTGCGCGTGCAGGCCGGGCACGACTGGGACGCGCTCGTCGCCGAGACCGTCGAGCGGGGTCTCGCGGGCATCGAGGCCATGTCGGGTATCCCGGGCACCGTCGGTGCCGCGCCGGTGCAGAACGTCGGTGCCTACGGTCAGGAGATCGTGCAGACCCTCGTCGAGGTGGAGCTGATCGACGAGTCGACGGGCGACGTCTCGGTGGTCTCGGCCGCCGAGCTCGGCCTCGGCTTCCGGACGTCGGTGCTCAAGCAGCACTACGGGTCGATCCCCGATCGTTCGGCGGTGATCCTCTCGGTCACCCTCGAGCTCGAGCGCGTCGGCTCCGGGGAGCGCCCGATCGCGGGGGAGCAGCTGCGCGGGGCACTGGGTCTGGATGCCGATGACGCCGTATCCCTGCGCTGGATCCGCGATCACGTCCTCGCGACCCGCGCCCGCAAGGGCATGGTGCTCGATGCGGAAGACCCCGACACCTGGAGCGCCGGCTCGTTCTTCCAGAACGCGATCGTCAGCGAGGCCTTCGCCCGTACCCTTCCCGAGGCGTGCCCGAAGTGGCCGATGGCGCCGGTCCTCGATCCGGTGACCGTGATCCCGCTCGCCGCGTTCGACGGCATCCTGCCCCCGCCCCCGATCGAGCGACACGAGGTCAAGGTGAGCGCCGCGTGGCTGATCGAGAACGCGGGCCTCCGTCGCGGGTTCCGGTTCCCGCGCTCGCGCGCCGGCCTGTCGACCAAGCACACGCTCGCGCTGACGAACCGCGGTGAGGCGACGGCGGCCGAGATCGCCGAGCTCGCCCGCTTCGTGCAGAGCCGCGTGCACTCCGAGTTCGGTCTGATCCTTCAGCCCGAGCCGGTCCTGGTCAACGTCGAGCTGTAG